The segment ATAACTGAATCATTTGTAAAAATAGATTAATAGCACATTTATTTTGGTTGGTAATGCCCGAACTAGCGTTTGGGCATTTTTTTTTGCAGTTCGTCAAAACAATTATAAAAACATTCACAATATCTCGTAATTGCATTTGTTATATTTACATAAACTAATGGAAATGCGTCGACTCATAATTATTCTAATCTTCTTTTGCTGTGGCCTTCTGTACTCACAAAGTGAGCCACTTGCGGATAATTATTTTAAGAGAGGAGAATTTGAGAAAGCATTGATTTCTTATAAAAAACTTAATGACAAGAAAAAGAGTTCTAAATACATCTATAAAATTATTGAAACACTTCAGCAACTTGAACGTTATGACGAAGCTCAAATGGTCATTTTGCAGCGCATGAAAGAAATTAATTATCCTGCACTTTTGGTTGAATTGGGTTATAACTATCAATTAAAAGATAGTTTAGACTTAGCGAACAAATACTATAATGAAGCCATCCTAAAGGTTGAAGTTAAACCGAGTTACACTTATGGTATTGCAAAAAAGTTTGAGGATCATTCATTATTAGATCAAGCTTTGGAAACTTATAAAAAAGGAATGGAGATGAATCCAGACTTTAATTTCAATATGCAAATGGCTCGTATTTATGGTGAGCAAGGAAATATTGAATTGCTATTTTCAAACTACATAGATTATATTGAATCCAAACCTAGCTTTCTAAGTAACGCCAAACGCGCGTTCAGTGATTTCGTTTCAGAAAACAAGGAAAATGACAACAATTTAATACTGCGGAAATTACTACTTAAAAAACTTCAGGCACAACCTGATCCCTATTGGTATGATCTCTTGAGCTGGCTATACATTCAGCAAAAAGAATACAACAAAGCGTTTATTCAGGAAAAAGCGCTATATCGCAGAAGCCAAGAAAGCTTAAGTCGTATTATCGATCTCGCTTTAACAACGATTAATGAAAAAGAATATGACATCGCCAATTCAATTCTAACCTTCATACTCGACAATTCTCAAGATATAGAAACGCGGCTAACAGCTCACCAATATATGTTAGAAATTGAGATTGAAAATGCCAATAAAACGCAATTAGTAGACATTGATGAAACATTCAATGCGCTTTTCAAGCAATATGGGAAATTTGAACAAACCATAGCATTACAAATTGCTTATGGCAATTTTTTAGCCTTTAATAGACATGAACCGAAATTAGCCAGTTCATTTTTAAAAGAGAGTCTTAAGCTAAAACTTTCTGCTTTCCAAGAAGCTAAAGTAAAACTAAGCTTAGGAGACATTTTAGTCTTTCAAGAACGATTCAACGAGGCACTCATCTACTATTCTCAAATTCAAATGAATTTAAAGAACAGCACCATATCTCAAGACGCGC is part of the Formosa sp. Hel1_31_208 genome and harbors:
- a CDS encoding tetratricopeptide repeat protein, whose product is MRRLIIILIFFCCGLLYSQSEPLADNYFKRGEFEKALISYKKLNDKKKSSKYIYKIIETLQQLERYDEAQMVILQRMKEINYPALLVELGYNYQLKDSLDLANKYYNEAILKVEVKPSYTYGIAKKFEDHSLLDQALETYKKGMEMNPDFNFNMQMARIYGEQGNIELLFSNYIDYIESKPSFLSNAKRAFSDFVSENKENDNNLILRKLLLKKLQAQPDPYWYDLLSWLYIQQKEYNKAFIQEKALYRRSQESLSRIIDLALTTINEKEYDIANSILTFILDNSQDIETRLTAHQYMLEIEIENANKTQLVDIDETFNALFKQYGKFEQTIALQIAYGNFLAFNRHEPKLASSFLKESLKLKLSAFQEAKVKLSLGDILVFQERFNEALIYYSQIQMNLKNSTISQDARFKVAKTSYYKGDFDWAESQLKILKSSTSQLIANDALDLKLLISDNKDEDSLRTALKLYAKADLMSFQNKNDEAITLLDKILTEHKGESIEDQALFMQAKLFEKTKQIDKAIASYEYIIANYRDQILADDALFYLAELYQYQRSQPEKAKELYENILFNHEDSIYFIEARKRFRMLRGDVIN